In Kwoniella pini CBS 10737 chromosome 2, complete sequence, a single genomic region encodes these proteins:
- a CDS encoding nucleolar GTP-binding protein 2, which translates to MAKGKNHDRKANPGFGKQKLKSGSTGGEFSLKKVKGENFYRDAKAASRVKMLNGGKAVRDKDGKIIEAAAFQKTEKDVEPGRVKADRRWFGNTRVISQTALDHFRTALKEQKSDPYSVLLRRNKLPMGLLEDESANGGKRPHIVETEPFSNTFGPKAQRKRPRLDIGSLEELGEASNAADVAAVEGEASQTGTADLADIYHPTTSTAREPIYQKGTSRRIWGELYKVLDSSDVVIHVLDARDPLGTRCKPVVEYLRKEKAHKHLVYVLNKVDLVPTWVTARWVKHLSLSAPTIAFHASINNSFGKGSLIQLLRQFSVLHSDKKQISIGFIGYPNVGKSSIINTLKKKKVCTVAPIPGETKVWQYITLMRRIYLIDCPGIVPVSAKDSDTDTVLKGVVRVENLATPAEHIPQLLERVRAEYIERTYGLEHKEGGWHGESGATILLSAIAKKSGKLLKGGEPDQESAAKMVLNDWIRGKIPFFVPPPAKEQPTEGTSEEVVNSAQAQEDKETQEMLEEQERSLGKILGEKRVKGVDQTISKIVTMPKFIGEDARRYKEEEGKDVDMADLPEDAEEEDEEEDGDAEEGEELAWDDIFPGNAGPSKFADLPVDEEDENNDEEDEDEDEDEDEEDDDEEEDDDDDEEVVIDLSDPSSKKAGKRKAVEFEDEESTPAKKEKRMTTNKKKTENFYTHANVKNRNREKKIPKNPHKRYREDEEPTGKKRPKSKKY; encoded by the exons ATGGCAAAGGGTAAGAATCATGATCGAAAAGCCAATCCAGGCTTCGGAAAACAGAAGCTCAAGTCTGGATCGACTGGTGGGGAATTCAGTCTTAAAAAGGtgaaag GTGAAAATTTCTACCGAGATGCTAAAGCAGCTTCTCGAGTAAAGATGTTGAATGGTGGAAAAGCTGTCAgagataaagatggaaaaattATCGAAGCTGCAGCTTTCCAAAAGACAGAAAAAGATGTCGAACCTGGAAGAGTCAAAGCTGATAGAAGGTGGTTTGGAAATACACGAGTCATCTCTCAAACTGCTCTTGATCATTTCAGAACAGCTTTAAAAGAGCAAAAATCAGATCCATACTCTGTTCTTTTGAGGAGAAACAAATTACCTATGGGTttattagaagatgaatctgCAAATGGGGGTAAA CGACCACATATCGTCGAGACTGAGCCTTTCTCAAATACCTTTGGACCTAAAGCTCAACGTAAGAGACCAAGACTCGATATAGGAAGTTTAGAAGAACTTGGTGAAGCTTCAAACGCTGCTGATGTAGCTGCTGTTGAGGGTGAAGCATCTC AAACCGGTACCGCCGATCTTGCAGACATATATCATCCAACAACTTCTACCGCAAGGGAACCGATTTATCAGAAGGGTACCTCGAGGCGTATCTGGGGAGAGTTATACAAAGTACTTGATTCTTCAGATGTTGTCATTCACGTTCTCGATGCTCGAGATCCCCTTGGTACGAGGTGTAAACCTGTCGTGGAGTACttgaggaaagaaaaagccCATAAGCATTTGGTATATGTGCTGAATAAGGTCGATCTAGTTCCAACTTGGGTTACT GCTCGATGGGTTAAACATCTCTCATTATCAGCTCCTACAATCGCATTCCACGCCTCCATCAACAACTCTTTCGGTAAGGGTTCTCtcattcaacttcttcGACAATTCTCAGTTCTTCATTCCGATAAGaaacaaatatcaattggTTTCATCGGATACCCAAACGTTGGTAAATCCAGTATAATCAACActctgaagaagaagaaggtctGTACTGTCGCCCCTATACCCGGAGAGACGAAAGTCTGGCAATATATCACTTTGATGAGGAGGATCTATTTGATAGATTGTCCAGGTATTGTACCTGTTTCAGCGAAAGATAGTGATACCGACACGGTACTCAAAGGTGTAGTCAGAGTGGAAAATTTAGCTACTCCTGCTGAACATATTCCTCAACTCCTTGAACGTGTACGTGCAGAGTACATAGAAAGGACATATGGTTTAGAAcataaagaaggtggatgGCATGGTGAATCCGGTGCAACTATATTACTTAGTGCCATAGCGAAAAAGTCGGGTAAATTACTCAAAGGTGGTGAACCAGATCAAGAATCAGCTGCTAAGATGGTATTGAATGACTGGATTAGGGGTAAAATCCCATTCTTCGTACCTCCTCCAGCTAAAGAACAACCTACTGAAGGTACTTCCGAAGAAGTGGTTAATTCAGCACAAGctcaagaagataaagaaacACAAGAAATGttggaagaacaagaaaggTCACTTGGAAAGATATTAGGTGAAAAACGAGTTAAGGGTGTTGATCAAACCATCAGTAAAATCGTTACTATGCCTAAATTTATTGGTGAAGATGCAAGACGATacaaagaagaggaaggtaaagatgtCGACATGGCTGACTTACCTGAAGATGCCgaagaggaggatgaagaagaggatggaGATGCAGAGGAGGGAGAGGAACTGGCCTGGGATGATATTTTCCCTGGAAATGCTGGACCTTCTAAATTTGCAGACTTACctgtagatgaagaagacgagAACAATGATGAGGAGgacgaagacgaagacgaggatgaagacgaagaagatgatgatgaggaagaagatgacgatgatgatgaggaagtaGTCATTGATCTTTCGGATCCATCAAGCAAGAAAGCAGGAAAGCGAAAAG CTGtcgaatttgaagatgaagaatctaCACCAGctaagaaggaaaagagaatGACAAccaacaaaaagaaaaccGAAAACTTCTATACTCACGCTAATGTCAAAAACAGGAATagagagaagaagattccTAAGAACCCTCATAAGCGATATAGAGAGGATGAGGAGCCAACAGGAAAAAAACGTCCCAAGAGTAAGAAGTATTAG
- a CDS encoding transcription and mRNA export factor SUS1, translating to MVSTTESTDEATLNAIRQRLMETGDWDRIQKLLREQLEENGWVDDLKDLAKEKARAQETPNLGNLIKEISETARGMINESTRRDVAQEIEAVLDREVDQA from the exons ATGGTATCAACAACTGAAAGTACAGATGAAGCTACTCTGAACGCTATTAGGCAGAGATTGATGGAAACAGGTGATTGGGATAG GATACAAAAGCTGCTACGAGAACAATTAGAGGAGAATGGCTGGgtagatgatttgaaagacCTAGCTAAAG AGAAAGCTCGAGCACAAGAGACGCCGAATTTAggaaatttgataaaagaGATAAGTGAGACGGCTAGGG GTATGATCAACGAAAGTACTAGACGAGATGTCGCTCAAGAGATAGAAGCTGTCTTAGATCGAGAAGTGGACCAAGCTTAG